A window from Arctopsyche grandis isolate Sample6627 unplaced genomic scaffold, ASM5162203v2 HiC_scaffold_18, whole genome shotgun sequence encodes these proteins:
- the LOC143921876 gene encoding uncharacterized protein LOC143921876 produces the protein MASYEVLKKNRSKAYEILSKAIKELKDCPSLGVIQRKVSLVETYKGKFEEAQLGINLGDFENEQDRDMHENRYFKAYDEFTDMANHMIDDRSRQIVKQKKIFFSETNVTNLCPLNVPNFTGTQESWGEFRDMFISLIHNNSDLNNISKLAYLKKSLQGSAMQVIQGLENTEENYTIAWELLVERYNHSRMIIKTKINSMFNLRAIQRENYTDLRHLIDEITINIRTLQTMGQPIKHWDSILICIVLSKLPVRMQIEWENTLPNKDMPAYDSLKNFLENRCSVLQSIDASNSKPVYQNNNDFSVRTYNRQTRNFESIKKKRCHFCDREHFTASCPILTKQTPLERRRSATEKKLCFRCLNSGHMWENCHSKFTCKDCNRAHHTLLHIPQTSIVEETNFSPQTYTNIGTFHNALLATASVLLKDHDGKFHKCRALLDPGSQTNYITAKLARNLKIKQNHVHIPITMLQGVTTNTTNSINTIINSEVSNFSSDITFLILNSITGMLPNENINKSILNIPKNINMSDKYWHKPGQIDVLLGAHIFWKTLKTEKVDLGQNQPTMFETEFGWIISGRIPTLKSSSITCNLSIAKLNNQVKQLWEIEEVPEILPRSSEETKSEQHFKDNVSRLPSGRFSVKLPFKSSPNDLGNSLCVAEKRLLAFTGTNTIKKYWLLNGTNTIKGTLRKCITCFKSKPIIIGQLMGDLPSSRIIPKPPFHHYGVDYAGPFAIKNGTLRNSKITKCYVCIFICFVTKAVHMEVVSDLTTVAFLNCFKRFVARRGRPAIMWSDNGTNFVGAKRELGRILQNLFSENSFNQIISYAFTEGIQWNFIPPRSPHMGDIWESAVKQLKYHLKRIINSVNLTFESLATVIAQIEACLNSRPLTPISNDPKDLNPLTPGHFLIGRPLLAIPQSRVIETTNIKHQYLQMTKATSEFWNRWSLDYISALQIRNKWKQQKIGDLVVIKEEGLLTTAWALGRVRQIYPGGDRLIGVSVKHSIGK, from the exons ATGGCTAGTTacgaagtattaaaaaaaaatagatccaAAGCATATGAAATTCTGTCAAAGGCTATAAAAGAATTAAAAGATTGTCCAAGTTTGGGTGTAATTCAGCGTAAGGTATCACTGGTAGAAACTTATAAAGGAAAATTCGAAGAGGCACAGTTGGGTATAAATTTGGGTGATTTTGAAAATGAACAAGATAGAGATATGCATGAAAACAGATATTTTAAGGCTTATGATGAATTCACGGATATGGCTAATCATATGATTGATGATAGATCAAGACAAatcgtaaaacaaaaaaaaatttttttttcggaaacAAACGTAACTAATTTATGTCCCCTAAATGTACCTAATTTCACTGGCACCCAAGAATCCTGGGGTGAATTCAGAGACATGTTCATTTCACTTATTCATAATAATTCTGAtctaaataatatatcaaaacttgcttatcttaAAAAATCACTACAAGGTTCAGCTATGCAAGTCATTCAAGGACTAGAAAATACGGAAGAAAATTACACCATCGCGTGGGAACTGTTAGTAGAGCGATATAATCATTCTAGGatgataattaaaacaaaaataaattcaatgtttAACTTAAGGGCAATTCAAAGGGAAAATTACACAGATTTACGTCATTTAATTGACGAAATAACGATAAATATACGAACATTACAAACAATGGGACAACCAATAAAGCACTGGGATAGCATATTAATATGCATAGTATTATCTAAGTTACCCGTACGAATGCAAATCGAATGGGAGAATACCTTACCAAACAAAGACATGCCAGCTTatgattcattaaaaaattttttagaaaatcgTTGCTCAGTACTACAATCAATAGATGCAAGTAATTCAAAACcagtttatcaaaataataatgatttttctgTAAGAACATATAATAGACAAACTAGAAATtttgaaagtattaaaaaaaaacgttgtcACTTTTGCGATCGAGAACATTTTACAGCTAGCTGTCcaattttaacaaaacaaaCGCCACTAGAGAGACGACGATCTGCTACAGAAAAGAAATTATGTTTTAGATGTCTTAATAGTGGTCACATGTGGGAAAACTGTCATTCAAAATTCACTTGTAAAGATTGCAATAGGGCTCATCATACACTATTACATATCCCACAAACATCTATTGTTGAAGAAACAAACTTCTCTCCTcaaacatatacaaacataggtACATTTCACAACGCCTTACTAGCTACCGCCTCAGTTCTTTTAAAGGATCATGACGGAAAATTTCATAAGTGTAGAGCTCTACTAGATCCAGGATCTCAAACTAATTATATTACAGCCAAATTAGCTaggaatttgaaaataaaacagaatcatGTCCACATACCAATAACTATGCTGCAAGGTGTGACAACAAACAcaacaaattcaataaatacaataattaattcagAAGTCTCTAATTTTTCATCGGATATCAcattcttaattttaaattcaattaccgGAATGTTGCCaaacgaaaatataaataaatcgattttaAATATTCCTAAAAATATCAACATGTCCGATAAATATTGGCATAAACCAGGTCAAATTGACGTTTTGCTCGGAGCACACATATTTTGGAAAACATTAAAGACAGAGAAAGTAGATTTAGGGCAGAATCAGCCCACCATGTTCGAAACAGAATTTGGGTGGATTATTTCCGGAAGGATTCcaacattaaaatcatcatcaaTTACATGTAACTTATCAATAGCGAAATTAAACAATCAAGTAAAGCAATTATGGGAAATTGAAGAAGTACCAGAAATACTTCCGAGATCGTCAGAGGAAACCAAATCTGAACAACATTTCAAAGATAATGTTTCGAGACTACCATCAGGCAGATTCTCAGTTAAATTACCATTTAAAAGCTCACCAAATGATTTAGGTAATTCTTTATGTGTGGCGGAGAAAAGATTACTGGCTTTTACTGGAACaaataccattaaaaaatactggcttTTAAATGGAACAAACACCATTAAAGGAACATTACGTAAATGTATCACATGTTTTAAGAGTAAACCTATTATTATAGGTCAATTGATGGGTGACTTACCATCGTCTCGAATAATTCCAAAACCTCCTTTTCATCATTACGGGGTTGATTATGCCGGTCCATTTGCAATTAAGAATGGAACTTTGAGAAACTCCAAAATCACCAAATGTTATGTTTGCATTTTTATCTGTTTCGTAACAAAAGCAGTACACATGGAAGTTGTTAGCGATTTAACTACAGTTGcgtttttgaattgttttaaacgATTTGTCGCGCGTCGCGGAAGGCCAGCTATCATGTGGTCGGACAACGGGACAAATTTTGTCGGAGCCAAGCGAGAACTAGGACGAATATTGCAgaatttattttcagaaaattcctttaatcaaataattagttATGCGTTTACGGAAGGCATTCAATGGAATTTTATTCCGCCTCGATCACCTCACATGGGAGATATTTGGGAATCGGCCGTTAAACAATTGAAGTATCAtctaaaaagaataataaattcAGTAAATTTAACGTTCGAATCATTGGCAACTGTAATTGCACAGATAGAAGCATGTCTAAACTCCCGTCCTCTTACACCCATATCAAATGATCCTAAAGACCTTAATCCTTTGACTCCCGGTCATTTCTTAATTGGACGACCATTATTGGCCATTCCTCAATCAAGAGTAATAGAAACCACTAATATCAAACATCAATATCTTCAGATGACCAAGGCAACTTCTGAATTTTGGAATAGATGGTCACTGGATTACATTTCGGCATtacaaataagaaataaatggaaacaacaaaaaattggaGATTTAGTTGTGATAAAAGAAGAGGGACTGCTAACAACTGCATGGGCTTTAGGCAGAGTCAGACAAATCTATCCAGGCGGAGACAGATTAATCGGAGTATCAGTTAAACATTCAatag gaaagtaa